A region of the Fulvia fulva chromosome 7, complete sequence genome:
TGAGGTGATCGAGGTGAATTGTATCTAACCACCGACTTCTGCGGTATGCAGGTAAGCTGAGGTCTGGTAGGATGGAACTAGAGTTTGGGGCTTCGGTACCTGGACTTCATTATTGCCGTATTGCCGACATGTCTTGATTGGTTAAACTCAACGGGTGAACGGACTGTTTGGTAGGTGAGTCCACCTGTAGGGGACGACACGCTGGTATCGAGGAAATCCTAGGGATACTCAACCCATCTCACATACATACAGACTATACCCACATTTCGAGGGCCCAACCAACGCCCCAGGCAAGCCAGCCTGTGAAGCACCCAGTCCACGACAAGCCCTTCGACAATCCCATCCAGGTAACGCCAGCATAATCTCGTAATATATCATAGGACGGCTAGTCCTTTCCCTGCTTGCAAGCCCATTCTGGGCTTGCTTTGATTCAGTCACTGATGACATCGGTCATAGGCTTGCCCTGCAGTGCCGACTCCGTGTCAGCCACCTCCCTTTTCTCACCAAGATATCTCAGCGCAAGTAGGATCCAGTTCTGGATGAAGTCGTTGTAGATCAGATCCACGGTTTCTGGTTCGTTGATATGCACTGGCAGATAGTTGACGTTCTCCGGTTCGAATGGTTGGGCATATTCAGGTTTCGCGAAGCTGACGTTGGTACCGATCACATTTGGCACATTGTAGAACTTGATCGGTTGGTGGATCGTGTCGTCACCGTCGTTGCCGGCATCATCCACTGTGGTGTAGCCAGGCACCTGGGGTTGGTCCTTGTCGGGCTGGGTCTCAAGGACTGGCACCTGGGTCTGTACGCCCGCCAAGTGAAGGACTGTGGACGTGGACTCCGCTTGCTCATTGCTGTGTTCCATACTATCGGCACTGACGGGTGTATGTGCTGGAAGCAGTCGACGAAGAGGATGTTTACTGCCCCCTGCCATGGCTTGCAGGTCGCGAAGCAAGATCGGGCCTTCATCGTTCAACAATTGAACGCACCGGCACAGCATAGTATGATTAGTATCACGACATGATGAGCTTGACCTCCAGTCGTGAACGCTTACATACAACAAACCGGAATCTTATCAACGATAGCCGGCTTGGCTTGCAGAGAGGGGAGTCGCGAAATCACGCTATAAGCTTCGCAGCAATCACCGCACCCCAGCAATCTTGCGTGCACTTTTGATTACACTCGGCGTAATCTTTGGATTTCGACCTCTAGCTACTCAATACTGTACCTCGAAGATCCCCTAATATCTATCTTTTCCGCGCACTCGAGCCGGCACGGCGGCAACGAGTAGGGGGGGGGGCTTACAAGGCAGGGATAAGGGCCCACAAATAGCGGTACATAGGGCGCGGTGATTGCTGGGGTGCGGCGAAGCTTGTGGCCGAAATCACTGCAGAACCCCACCAAAGAGAAATATAGGTGCCTTGGCAAGACTACCACCTTCCTCAAACAGCTTCCCTCCCGGTCGACTCGCATACAGTATTCAGCTACCGTGATGAGCGGGAAGCCGTATGATGCCTGCTTGGCCTGGAGGATCCCGAGTGTAACCACGCCGCCGAGTGCGACTGTTTTTGATATATGCAAGGTTGGTCTGCTTCCTCTTTCAGCCTCACTCTCTTTGCATTGCACAAGGTAGCCAGCGTGGGGTGGGATAGGACAAGATGGTGACAATGCGAGTGACAGCAGCCTGGGGCTTGCTTGTGCAGCTTGCATACAGCATAACGCCCGAGTAAGTACGCAAACATCACTGAGAAGGGACTCTCGGTTGACATATGTGCCAGGCAAATGATCTCAGCGCCTCGATACAGTGCTGCCAGTCCGAATCCAAGCGGAGAATGGGCTGTGTTCACATCGGCCAACTACTCTTTCGAAGAACACGAATCCTCGACCACCTGGAAACTGATCAATCTGGTCAGTGGCGACATTACAGATCTCCCATGGGGCAGTGAAGTCTCCGAAGCTGCCTGGGTTGGCCCTACCAACACCAGTGTTCTGTATATCAATGGCACCAACGATCATATCCCTGGGGGCGTGACTCTGTACACAGCAGATCTCGCAGATGCTTCAGCTGCGCCGTAAGTTCGAGGACATTGTTAGTGAGTCGAACAGATCTAACGAATACCAGCACCCTTGTGGCATCTCTGCCTGCACCATACTCAGGTCTGCACGCTGTCAACACAGCATCCGGTGGAATCAACTTTGTGCTGAGCTGCCTGGCTTATGGCGAGAATGGCACAGCCTACAATGAGGAGCTGGCACCTACGCCAGTCAACACTGGACGACTTTACGACAGCATCTATGTCAGGCACTGGGATACCTGGATCACCAAGGAGCGCTATGCAGTCTTTGGTGGTTCGCTCAGCAAGAACACCTCTGGCTATGGCAACTGTTCTGCCGGGTTGAGCTTCGGCGGCATGAAGAACCTTGTCCATGCTCTGGAGTACAATGTAACACGCCCCGAATCTCCTGTTGGCTCGAGCTTTGATGCAGGTGATTACGATATTAGCCCTGATGGCTCTCAAGTCGTCTTCTTGACCAAGGCTCCGGAGCTGCCAAAGGCCAACTTTACTGCGAGCTATCTCTACCTTGTGCCTCACGATGGCTCTTCTGCTCCTATGGCCATCAACGGTCCTGGCAGCTCCGCTCCCGCGGCTGCACAAGGTGCCAGTGGTGGTGCCGAGTTCTCGCCCGATGGCAGGAAACTCGCGTACTACCAGATGGATGGTGGCTCCTACGAGTCGGATCGAAGCAAGCTCTACGTGGCTGATCTGGAGACGAAGGAGATCACTCCGGTCGCAGCAGACTGGGACCGCTCAGCTGGCAGCATCAGATGGAGCAAAGACGGCTCGACCTTGTGGGTTGCAGCCGACTCTATCGGCAGCACGAAACTCTTCCCAGTGCCTGTAGACGCAGCGGCAGACTACGAACCAGCCAACATTACGGACATTACTTCGGTCTCGGACTTCTACATCCTGCCCAGTGGTGAGGCACTTGTCAGCGCCAACAGCGTCTGGGCTTCATATCTGCTGTACACTATCAACGCTGATAGAGAGACCAAGTACTTCTACAAGTCAAACGAGGAGGACGCCAACCTTGCAGGCCTTGGGCCCGAAGATGTCGACTTTATCTGGTATGAAGGCACCAACGGTGACCAACAGCAAGCAATCGTGGTCTACCCAGAAGACTTCAACGCCAGCAAAGTCTACGACCTCGTCTTCTACGTCCACGGCGGACCCCAAAGCTATACCGGCAACACGTGGTCCACGCGCTGGAACCTGAAGACCTGGGCGGATCAAGGCTACGTTCTTGTCGGACCTAACCCGACGGGCTCTACCAGCTACGGTCAGAACCTCACAGATAACATCCAGGCCCGCTGGGGCAGCTGGCCATACGAGGACCTGGTGAATGCACACAAGTACGCCTGTGACAACTTGCCATACGTCAACTGCAGTAACGCAGTGGGAGCTGGAGCTTCATATGGAGGCTACATGATGAACTGGATCCAGGGCCACGATCTTGGCGATCAGTTCAAAGCCCTAGTATGCCACGATGGCGTCGCCACGACTTACGCTGACTGGAGCACTGAAGAGCTATGGTTCACGCGCCATGACTTCAACGGGACGATTTGGGAAGGGCCAGGAAGGTCGAACTATGTCGCATGGGACCCTCTCACACATGCGAAGAACTTCTCGACACCGGAGTTCATCGTTCACAATGAGTTGGATTACCGTCTTCCAGTTAGTGAGGGTCTTGCAATGTTTAACGTTCTTCAGACACGTGGTGTGCCTAGCAGATTTCTGAGCTTCCCGGATGAGAACCACTGGGTCCTGAACCAAGAGAACTCGCTTTTCTGGCACCAGGAGATCTTCAACTGGATCAATTACTATACTGGTAAGATTGAGAGTTTGGATGGGAATGCCATCCAGATGTGATTCGACAGCGATACAAAAGTTGGGTGATTGTAGCGACATAGTCATATCACGCCATCGAATCAATTCGGCTTGCCTCCGAAAATCTATGCAACATCAGCATCCATCATGACAGTACCATGCCAATTCTCCAGCTTACCTGCTTATTCGTCTGGCTATCGGTGAACTTGTTGATTTTATCATCATACTTGTCCCCCAGACCAGCACGGTCGGTGGCTTGGTCCGTCACTTTTGCAGCATGCATCAGCAGTTGTTCGACCACAGCTCACTGCTTGTACTTACCTTTGTGCGTGGCATCGTTGATATACTTCTCGCCAGCACCGCCAGCGCCTCCACCTGATCCGCCGCCAGAGCCGCCGCTCGTGACCTTGTCTTTTACTTTGTTTAGGAGTCCTGACATGTATGTTTATTGGTTGGAGGGAAGAGGTGGGTGTGGGAGTGTTGTACAACCGTCTCTTGCATTGCAAGGGCGAGAGCTGCTGGTTGTGATAAGTACAATATGAATGTCTGGTACCACCAACGTCATGTCTGCAGTAGATTCTTGTAGGATCGAGCTGGCTGCCCACTTGAGCTACCTTTATGCCAAGTTTTAAGCTTGTTGGTAGTTTCAGGGCAGATTTCCGAGCTGTGAAGAGAGCTCTCTTAGCTCTCGATCTCAATCGCGATCTTGCTCTCACATGGTGTGATGATAACGGGCTGTCGCGCCAGCTTGGCAATCATGTCACTGGTGCTACCTTCTACGCACTCGGCCAAGCGATTGCTATTGATGCTGTCATATGAATAACATTGCTGTGGGCGGAAGATGCTTCACATTGGACCTGCATCCCAAGTCTATCCATAGTCGCATATCATTATGGTCGTTCTGCTTGGCATTATGACACTGCATCATACCCAACCTCGATCTTACCATCAACATGACTCCAGAACTCCCCGATGATCTTCGTCTgatcttcgccgcctctcaCAGCCATATACCTCCGCTGGTCGACAGAGGGATTCCAGTCGCCCTTTTGGCTACCCACCATCCGGCCACCGGCCTCTTCCAAGATGACCCATCCAGCACAAACATCCCATGCCCAGCATCCATTCTCCCAGTAGACGTCAAGGTGACCCGCTGCAACACCGCATAGATTCAGCTCCGCGCTCCCAAGAGAGCGGATACCATGTACCATAGCACCGCCACTTTCTTTGCTCGCGCACAGGTTTCGGAAGGTGTTGACCTTCGTTTCATAGTCGTCTCCATCGCGATCAGAGCCCCATTCAACAGCAACCAGACAATGGCTCAAATCCTTCAGCGGCTCCGGGTCCTTCAGCGGCAGGCGGACATGATCATGCTGAGCATCAGTCAAGAAGCTTCCCTTGCCCTTAATCCCTGTATACAGCTCCTTCGTATACGGATTGTAGATCACACCAACCACCGGCTTCCTCTCAATCGCCAGTCCCAGTGAGACACAGACATACGGATGGCCGTGAAAGAAGTTGTTGGTTCCGTCAACGGGGTCAACGATGAAAGTCGGCTTGTCGGTGAGCTTGTCGGCGTCTTTGTACGTCTCCTCTCCCATGAAGGCGAACTCTGGGAAGCGCTCTCGCAGCTTTGTGCCTACCATCTTCTCGACTGCTTGGTCTGTTTCGGTCACGAGATCGGCACTGTTCTTCTTCTGACCGCTGCCGGCGGCGACGGGTTTGGCTGTGGAGATCATCTTGCCGGCGTCGTGGGCTATTTGGATCAAGAAGTCGTGGACTTCTTCGAGATTGATTGCACTCATCTTGGAGAGGCCTCGTGCAGTGTGAGCCGATGTTGATGTTGTTAGTGGGAAGGTGTCGGGCAAAGCATTGGGTCGATGATGTGCCTCGTGTCGAGGGCGGTGGCGTGCTCAGACCTATCCTCGCCGACGTCACATAAGGCCAAGCGTGAGATGGGCCTGTTCTGGGAGGTATCGCATCCGTGGCATCCTCCTCTCATTCCAGACACCGCTGTCTGCTGCCTATCTACATATTGTCACAATTTGTACCTATCTGCAGGGAAGTAGCTAAACCAATCATTGCAGAGGCAAACCGTCTTCGGACTACCCTCCTGCTCGCAGGAGCCTTCCCTTTTGCCCGAGTTCGAGTCCACGAATCCTGTCCTGCCTGGATCGTGTCCTTTTTGCTCTCCACGAGCCCCTTTTGCCTACTAAGCCCTACGCCATGTCTCTGAACGATGTCGATGGGGCCATCGATTGCATTCGAAACGCTGACAGTATCCTTGCCATCATTGGCGCTGGTCTGTCTGCGCCTTCCGCCATTCCAACGTTCAGACATGAAGGCGCTCACTGGCGAGGAGGGCCCATGGATGAGATGTCGAAGCCAGCCGTCTTTGATCGAGATCCTATTGGAGTATGCACGTTCTATGAGAACAGACGGCAAATGGCAAGAGTCGTGCAGCCGAATGCTGGACATTATGCTCTGGCCGCACTGGCACAAGCGAAGCCGAACTTTCTGGCAGTCACGCAGAATGTCGATGGTATGTATGTGCAGACTCGTGCATCGAATTGGCTGATTTCGTCCGTGTCAAGAGCTGTCCGAGAGAGCTGACCACAACCCTCGTCAACCTGTGGCGCTTCATGGATCGGTCTACAATGTTCATTGCTCGAGGGACGAATGTGCAGTCACAGCACGCAACTATACCAGTCACCCCACGGTACCAGGCCTTGTACTTCCAGCGTATGATGTAGCAGACCCAAGGATACCTCTGCCACAAGTAACGAGGTCAGCAATCCCACTCTGTGCCTTGTGTAAGCAAGATATCGTGCGCCCGGGCGTCACGTTCTTCGAGGAGAGCCTGCCGGCACAGGAGTTGCAACGAGTAGACGACTGGCTTGAAGTGAATGACGAAGTCGATCTTGTTATGATCATTGGTACATCAAGAGCGCCGTTCGTCGGCGATGCAGTACAGCGCGGAGCACGGATGGTCGTCTTCAACATGGGCGCTGACGCAGCACGTAGCGAAGACGATGATATGATTGTGGAAGGTGACGCTTCAAAGACGCTGCCATATGTGATAAGTAGAGCACTTGGCACTGCGATGTAGAGGATTGCGTGCAGTATCATGTGCTATCTTCTAAGCCTCTATAACATTGACCACAGTTTCGCAGTTCTCGCCAGCCAGCCGAGCAATCAACGCAGATCCCGGCCAGTACGCTTCGTGCCATCCCTTGAGCTTCAGTCTCCGCCAGTATCATCGTACACCCAACGTTTCCGTCTCCCCGCTATCGTAGCACCCACCATCCAGCGTCGAAATTTCTACTCCTGAACGCGTCTCGAGTCGAGTATAGCCTTCCCCGAATCAGACGGAATCAACATACCCTCGAGCAGAATCCCCGAAATGCGCATAGTGGCATACGGACCATGAGGACCCTCGTATGCCAGAATCACCTCCAGCAAGTCCTCATTGTCGTGAGAATCCTGGCCAGAATAGTGGGACTCGACTACGTGGTCCGATGGCGTCCTCAAAGCAGATGCAACTGCGTCCAAAGTAATACCGTCATAAGCCCAGACTTTTGCACATGCCGATCCCTGAGCACTCATTGACTCGCCGTCGCCAATTTGCCATTCCAAGTATATGTAAGCCTCCTCAGTCGGGCCGTCGGTCAGATGCATCTGCTCCCAAGTCTGCTTCTGTGGGGTCTTGACCTTGAGAGTGGGCAACATTGCATCCATTAGGCGCGCGGTTGGGACGACACACGTGCCTCGAGTGCCAAGCATACTGTACTCGAGGCGTGATAAATCTGAGGTCATGGGATTCCCAGGTACCCAGTTGTCGCCGCCGGTGTACCAGGCGTGGAGTTACATCTCCTTGGTATCGCGAAAGAAGTCATTGACGCGGGCCGACAGTGTCTTGATCTCTTCTGGGTCCTGGTCCGGG
Encoded here:
- a CDS encoding putative dipeptidyl-peptidase 5, giving the protein MVTMRVTAAWGLLVQLAYSITPEQMISAPRYSAASPNPSGEWAVFTSANYSFEEHESSTTWKLINLVSGDITDLPWGSEVSEAAWVGPTNTSVLYINGTNDHIPGGVTLYTADLADASAAPTLVASLPAPYSGLHAVNTASGGINFVLSCLAYGENGTAYNEELAPTPVNTGRLYDSIYVRHWDTWITKERYAVFGGSLSKNTSGYGNCSAGLSFGGMKNLVHALEYNVTRPESPVGSSFDAGDYDISPDGSQVVFLTKAPELPKANFTASYLYLVPHDGSSAPMAINGPGSSAPAAAQGASGGAEFSPDGRKLAYYQMDGGSYESDRSKLYVADLETKEITPVAADWDRSAGSIRWSKDGSTLWVAADSIGSTKLFPVPVDAAADYEPANITDITSVSDFYILPSGEALVSANSVWASYLLYTINADRETKYFYKSNEEDANLAGLGPEDVDFIWYEGTNGDQQQAIVVYPEDFNASKVYDLVFYVHGGPQSYTGNTWSTRWNLKTWADQGYVLVGPNPTGSTSYGQNLTDNIQARWGSWPYEDLVNAHKYACDNLPYVNCSNAVGAGASYGGYMMNWIQGHDLGDQFKALVCHDGVATTYADWSTEELWFTRHDFNGTIWEGPGRSNYVAWDPLTHAKNFSTPEFIVHNELDYRLPVSEGLAMFNVLQTRGVPSRFLSFPDENHWVLNQENSLFWHQEIFNWINYYTGKIESLDGNAIQM
- a CDS encoding Inositol monophosphatase 2 produces the protein MSAINLEEVHDFLIQIAHDAGKMISTAKPVAAGSGQKKNSADLVTETDQAVEKMVGTKLRERFPEFAFMGEETYKDADKLTDKPTFIVDPVDGTNNFFHGHPYVCVSLGLAIERKPVVGVIYNPYTKELYTGIKGKGSFLTDAQHDHVRLPLKDPEPLKDLSHCLVAVEWGSDRDGDDYETKVNTFRNLCASKESGGAMVHGIRSLGSAELNLCGVAAGHLDVYWENGCWAWDVCAGWVILEEAGGRMVGSQKGDWNPSVDQRRYMAVRGGEDQTKIIGEFWSHVDGLLNKVKDKVTSGGSGGGSGGGAGGAGEKYINDATHKVTDQATDRAGLGDKYDDKINKFTDSQTNKQIFGGKPN
- a CDS encoding NAD-dependent protein deacylase, yielding MSLNDVDGAIDCIRNADSILAIIGAGLSAPSAIPTFRHEGAHWRGGPMDEMSKPAVFDRDPIGVCTFYENRRQMARVVQPNAGHYALAALAQAKPNFLAVTQNVDELSERADHNPRQPVALHGSVYNVHCSRDECAVTARNYTSHPTVPGLVLPAYDVADPRIPLPQVTRSAIPLCALCKQDIVRPGVTFFEESLPAQELQRVDDWLEVNDEVDLVMIIGTSRAPFVGDAVQRGARMVVFNMGADAARSEDDDMIVEGDASKTLPYVISRALGTAM